A genomic segment from Vicugna pacos chromosome 17, VicPac4, whole genome shotgun sequence encodes:
- the C17H3orf22 gene encoding uncharacterized protein C3orf22 homolog, with translation MRESYCLQLGGSPQRCQVPRRFSWPTETSTESLQPWKFTKTNSSLRDRLPLQKTLVPTRSIPVRGFGAPDFTSLCSLHLPPPPPPPSHLWELMLLGHRFLGRLPPGGLPGARLSAASLSAPWSRAPGAAAARNCPRAEVTCREEQP, from the exons ATGAGGGAAAGCTACTGCCTGCAGCTGGGCGGCAGCCCCCAGAGATGCCAGGTGCCCCGCAGGTTCTCCTGGCCGACGGAGACCAGCACAGAGAGCCTGCAGCCCTGGAAGTTCACGAAGACAAACAGCTCGCTGCGGGATCGGCTGCCCCTGCAGAAGACCCTGGTGCCAACAAGGTCCATCCCAGTCAGAGG GTTCGGGGCCCCGGATTTCACGTCACTGTGCAGCCTccacctgccgccgccgccgccgccgccaagcCACCTCTGGGAACTGATGCTGCTGGGCCACCGCTTCCTGGGCCGCCTGCCCCCTGGGGGCCTCCCTGGGGCCCGGCTCTCAGCAGCCTCCCTCTCCGCCCCCTGGTCCAGGGCGCCCGGGGCAGCGGCCGCAAGGAACTGCCCCCGGGCTGAGGTGACCTGCCGGGAGGAGCAGCCCTGA
- the CHST13 gene encoding carbohydrate sulfotransferase 13, with product MGRRCWRRRALAAACLVAALLLLSALRPGLEGGAAGAGRPGGKSRSPLQRLYDLDQGPRSALAEVHRQRRDLLRRTCSRHTRRQRLLQPEDLRHVLVDDAHGLLYCYVPKVACTNWKRVLLALSGRAPPDPRAIPAHEAHAPGRLPSLADFSPAEVNRRLRAYLAFLFVREPFERLASAYRNKLERPYSAAFQRRFGTSIVRRLRPRPGPDALTRGHDVRFAEFLAYLLDPRTRRAGPFNEHWERAHALCHPCRLRYDVVGKFETLAEDAAFVLGLVGAPGLRFPEPPPRARAAATRDRAARLFRDISPFYQRRLFGLYRMDFLLFNYSAPSYLRLR from the exons ATGGGGAGGCGCTGCTGGAGGCGGCGCGCGCTCGCGGCCGCGTGCCTGGTCGCCGCGCTCCTGCTTCTGAGCGCCCTGCGCCCCG GGCTTGAAGGCGGGGCTGCGGGCGCTGGCAGGCCTGGAGGCAAGAGCAGGAGTCCGCTGCAAAGGCTCTACGACCTAGACCAG GgcccgcgctccgccctggccgagGTGCACCGGCAGCGGCGCGACCTGCTGCGCCGCACCTGCAGCCGCCACACGCGCCGGCAGCGCCTGCTGCAGCCCGAGGACCTGCGGCACGTGCTGGTGGACGACGCGCACGGCCTGCTCTACTGCTACGTGCCCAAGGTGGCCTGCACCAACTGGAAGCGCGTGCTGCTGGCGCTGAGCGGCCGCGCGCCCCCCGACCCGCGCGCCATCCCCGCGCACGAGGCGCACGCGCCGGGCCGCCTGCCCTCGCTGGCCGACTTCAGCCCGGCCGAGGTCAACCGGCGCCTGCGGGCCTACCTGGCCTTCCTCTTCGTGCGCGAGCCCTTCGAGCGCCTGGCGTCCGCCTACCGCAACAAGCTGGAGCGGCCCTACAGCGCGGCCTTCCAGCGCCGCTTCGGCACGAGCATCGTGAGGCGCCTGCGGCCGCGCCCAGGCCCTGACGCGCTGACCCGCGGCCACGACGTGCGCTTCGCCGAGTTCTTGGCCTACCTGCTGGACCCGCGCACGCGCCGCGCCGGGCCCTTCAACGAGCACTGGGAGCGCGCGCACGCGCTCTGCCACCCGTGCCGCCTGCGCTACGACGTGGTGGGCAAGTTCGAGACGCTGGCGGAGGATGCGGCCTTCGTGCTGGGCCTGGTGGGCGCGCCCGGCCTGCGCTTCCCCGAGCCGCCGCCCCGGGCCCGGGCGGCCGCCACCCGCGACCGGGCCGCGCGCCTCTTCCGCGACATCAGCCCCTTCTACCAGCGGCGCCTCTTCGGCCTCTACAGGATGGACTTCCTGCTCTTCAACTACTCGGCCCCCTCCTACCTGCGGCTGCGCTAG